A part of Larkinella insperata genomic DNA contains:
- a CDS encoding ABC transporter permease, translating to MKTAPKPRPAHPPRWAQNLLHWYCRPDLLEDLEGDFNEYFERNLKTKGARRARFIYILDVLKFFRPYTVRKPSFLTFLIHWLMLGSYFKTSRRSLVRNKLFSTINIVGLAVSMSVGLLVIAFLTDLFSYDQFHEKKHRIYRLLTRHESADKTVMNFASTSLKAGYRVRETIPGVEDVTLIRRGFYSDAKVNDETIIPLEATWADQSFFTVFTFPMLKGNPATALKEPYSLVVTEKTAQKLFGEADALGKTVRFDTLAYTVTGVLKDLPKLSHIRFEALISLPSVLGPQADPDGDLMDWDDIYQNYVYLTLPENANLQAIQAGLDRLSAPENAQLDRQKITLSLQPMNEIVLGGRLSNEIGVNIPKPVAWVLVGLALVVILSAGFNYTNLSIARSMRRSREVGIRKIVGALKSHVLGQFMAESVIISVLALIFSFVLFLLLRTQFVALAPELANLVALELSPRLLLYFLLLAVVVGLAAGFLPALFFSRLQAVQVLKDASSLKVFRHVNMRKVLIFIQYTFSLIFITTTLIGYKQYRGFLSFDLGFTTENILNIRMQGNKSMLLKKELAEIPAVSQIATSRMITSLGSLYGSKLKYQEKGAQDSAMVWINFVDENYLPLHRHQILAGTNFKNRPTSGNETEVIVNEQVLKRFRMDYDNPAKAVGRQVIMDDKPLTIVGVLKDFHYGTMEQKIEPTVFRYSAEESGGYLNVGLKSEDYPAALAAIEDAWHKIDKVHPLDAKFYDDQLEDAYRQFEVMVTVIGFITFLAICIASMGLFGMVVFTTETRLKEISIRKVMGASEGNLIFQLSKGFLLLLAIAALVALPVTYLFFDQFVLTKFVYHQPIGVGELLASVLIVMLLAFVLIGSQTLKAARSNPAKVLKSE from the coding sequence ATGAAAACTGCCCCCAAACCCCGGCCGGCTCATCCGCCCCGCTGGGCGCAGAACCTGCTCCACTGGTACTGCCGCCCCGACCTGCTCGAAGATCTGGAAGGTGACTTCAACGAATACTTTGAGCGGAACCTGAAAACCAAAGGTGCCCGGCGCGCCCGGTTTATTTACATTCTTGATGTGCTGAAATTTTTCCGGCCCTATACCGTTCGCAAACCTTCCTTCCTAACCTTCCTTATTCATTGGCTTATGCTCGGCAGCTACTTCAAAACTTCCCGGCGCAGTCTGGTGCGCAACAAACTGTTTTCAACCATCAACATTGTCGGGCTGGCCGTCAGCATGTCGGTAGGCCTCTTGGTGATCGCCTTTCTGACCGATCTGTTTTCCTACGATCAGTTTCACGAAAAGAAACACCGGATTTACCGCCTGCTGACCCGGCACGAATCGGCCGACAAGACCGTCATGAACTTTGCGTCTACCTCGCTGAAGGCCGGCTATCGCGTTCGGGAAACGATTCCGGGCGTGGAAGACGTAACGCTGATCCGCCGGGGGTTTTACAGCGATGCAAAAGTGAACGATGAAACCATTATTCCGCTCGAAGCTACCTGGGCGGATCAATCGTTTTTTACCGTTTTTACGTTTCCGATGCTCAAAGGCAATCCGGCCACGGCGCTGAAAGAGCCATATTCGCTGGTGGTGACGGAGAAAACCGCCCAGAAATTGTTTGGCGAAGCGGACGCGCTGGGCAAAACCGTCCGGTTCGACACGCTGGCCTACACGGTTACCGGCGTCTTGAAAGACCTTCCCAAACTATCGCACATCCGGTTTGAAGCCCTGATTTCGCTGCCGTCGGTGCTGGGGCCACAAGCCGATCCCGACGGTGATCTCATGGATTGGGATGACATTTACCAAAACTATGTCTATCTGACGCTCCCCGAAAACGCCAATCTCCAGGCAATTCAGGCGGGTCTCGACCGGCTGAGCGCGCCCGAAAACGCGCAGCTGGACCGCCAGAAAATCACCCTTTCGCTGCAGCCGATGAATGAAATTGTCTTAGGGGGGCGGTTGTCCAACGAGATCGGCGTCAATATTCCCAAACCGGTCGCCTGGGTGCTGGTCGGGCTGGCACTGGTGGTGATCCTATCGGCCGGTTTTAATTACACCAACCTGTCGATTGCCCGTTCCATGCGACGCTCGCGCGAAGTGGGGATTCGGAAGATTGTCGGGGCTCTGAAAAGTCACGTGCTGGGGCAGTTTATGGCCGAATCGGTTATTATTTCCGTGCTGGCGCTGATCTTTTCGTTTGTGCTGTTCCTGCTGCTGCGCACCCAGTTTGTGGCGCTGGCTCCCGAGCTGGCCAACCTGGTTGCCCTCGAACTGTCGCCCCGGCTGCTGCTCTATTTCCTGCTGCTGGCCGTCGTGGTGGGGCTGGCTGCCGGTTTTCTCCCTGCGCTGTTTTTTTCCCGTCTTCAGGCGGTTCAGGTGCTGAAAGATGCTTCCAGCCTGAAGGTATTCCGGCACGTGAACATGCGCAAGGTATTGATTTTCATTCAGTACACCTTTTCGTTAATTTTCATCACGACGACCTTGATCGGCTACAAGCAGTACCGGGGCTTTTTGTCGTTTGACCTGGGTTTCACCACCGAAAACATCCTGAACATCCGGATGCAGGGCAACAAAAGCATGCTGCTAAAAAAGGAACTGGCCGAAATCCCGGCGGTAAGCCAAATTGCGACCTCCCGAATGATTACCAGCCTGGGAAGCCTGTACGGAAGTAAACTGAAATACCAGGAGAAAGGCGCGCAGGATTCGGCGATGGTCTGGATCAACTTCGTCGATGAAAACTACCTGCCGCTCCACCGTCATCAGATACTGGCCGGAACCAATTTTAAAAACCGCCCAACCAGCGGCAACGAAACGGAGGTCATTGTCAACGAACAGGTCCTGAAACGGTTTCGCATGGACTACGATAACCCGGCCAAAGCCGTCGGCAGGCAGGTGATCATGGACGACAAACCGCTAACGATCGTGGGGGTTTTGAAAGACTTTCACTACGGAACGATGGAGCAAAAAATTGAGCCGACGGTGTTCCGCTATTCGGCCGAAGAATCCGGTGGCTACCTGAACGTTGGCCTTAAATCCGAAGACTATCCGGCGGCTTTGGCGGCCATTGAGGATGCCTGGCATAAAATTGACAAAGTCCATCCGCTCGACGCCAAGTTTTACGACGATCAGCTTGAAGACGCCTACCGCCAGTTCGAAGTGATGGTGACCGTCATCGGCTTTATTACCTTCCTGGCGATTTGCATCGCGTCGATGGGCCTGTTCGGCATGGTGGTATTCACGACCGAAACCCGTTTGAAGGAAATCAGCATCCGCAAAGTGATGGGGGCCAGCGAAGGCAATTTGATTTTCCAGTTGAGCAAAGGCTTTCTGCTGCTGCTCGCGATTGCCGCGCTGGTGGCCCTGCCGGTGACGTATCTCTTCTTCGACCAGTTTGTCCTGACCAAATTCGTGTATCACCAGCCGATTGGTGTGGGTGAATTGCTGGCCAGCGTCCTGATCGTCATGCTTCTGGCTTTCGTGCTGATCGGTTCGCAGACGCTGAAAGCCGCGCGAAGCAATCCGGCGAAAGTGTTGAAGAGTGAGTGA
- a CDS encoding oxygenase MpaB family protein has product MNNNRPEQDITPEGPVYAKRAGLFRNPAVRRELQQLDPERDYQRMVQLLVGYEFPFDTQRALELALFHTYANPRTSALLVHTGEFERHGQKRYDDTAILISWFMQYGLNTETGLRAITQMNRIHGHYRIRNDDFLIVLSTFIFYPINWINRYGWRKLTPAEERAFFLFFREVGQRMNLTDVPQSLPELRTFTDDYEAEHFRYDEVNRRLADATVRIVQGWLPGPLRFGVKPVFAALINDKLREAFGYERPPRWFSGLLEGALWLRKIPLRWITFKPYPTLVENTLHRSYRSGLPAVEELGPTKLLQKEPR; this is encoded by the coding sequence GTGAATAACAACAGACCAGAACAGGACATAACCCCGGAAGGACCGGTTTACGCCAAACGGGCGGGGCTCTTCCGGAACCCGGCGGTTCGGCGCGAACTGCAGCAACTTGACCCGGAGCGGGATTACCAGCGGATGGTGCAACTGCTGGTGGGCTACGAATTTCCGTTCGACACCCAGCGGGCGCTCGAACTGGCGCTTTTTCACACCTACGCCAACCCGCGCACCTCGGCGCTGCTCGTCCACACGGGGGAGTTTGAGCGGCACGGCCAGAAACGCTACGACGATACGGCCATTCTGATTTCCTGGTTTATGCAGTACGGTTTAAATACCGAAACGGGCCTGCGGGCCATCACGCAGATGAACCGGATTCACGGGCATTACCGGATTCGGAACGACGACTTCCTGATTGTTCTGTCCACGTTTATTTTTTACCCCATCAACTGGATTAACCGCTACGGCTGGCGCAAACTCACCCCGGCGGAAGAGCGGGCCTTTTTCCTGTTTTTCCGGGAGGTGGGGCAGCGCATGAACCTGACGGATGTTCCCCAGAGTTTGCCCGAACTGCGCACGTTCACGGACGATTACGAAGCTGAGCATTTTCGGTACGACGAGGTCAACCGCCGACTGGCCGACGCCACCGTCCGGATTGTGCAGGGGTGGCTGCCCGGGCCGCTGCGTTTTGGCGTCAAGCCGGTTTTTGCCGCTCTCATCAACGACAAGCTGCGGGAAGCATTCGGCTACGAGCGGCCCCCGCGCTGGTTTAGTGGCTTGCTCGAAGGGGCGTTGTGGCTGCGGAAAATACCGTTGCGCTGGATCACCTTCAAACCGTATCCGACGCTGGTCGAAAACACCCTGCACCGCAGTTACCGCAGCGGGCTGCCCGCCGTTGAGGAGCTGGGGCCGACCAAGCTGCTGCAAAAAGAACCCCGGTGA
- a CDS encoding PadR family transcriptional regulator has protein sequence MKGTNLGEFEELVLLTIAALVNDAYSVAICDELEKHSGRAAKLGVVHAVLNRLEEKGLVKSWMGEATNTRGGKRKRYYEVTQAGKVALTQAREVRESFWRIIPGFNLEGSV, from the coding sequence ATGAAAGGAACCAACCTGGGCGAATTTGAAGAACTGGTGCTGTTGACCATTGCCGCGCTTGTCAACGATGCCTACAGCGTCGCTATTTGTGACGAGTTGGAGAAACACAGCGGACGGGCAGCCAAGCTGGGCGTGGTTCATGCCGTTCTGAACCGGCTGGAGGAAAAGGGCCTGGTGAAAAGCTGGATGGGCGAAGCCACCAATACCCGGGGGGGCAAACGCAAACGGTATTATGAGGTCACGCAGGCCGGTAAGGTTGCGCTGACGCAGGCCCGCGAAGTCCGCGAATCCTTCTGGCGCATCATTCCCGGCTTTAACCTCGAAGGCTCCGTATGA
- a CDS encoding alpha-galactosidase — MRFTILLLAFLFFSTATFPAAPGDTHIAIETDHTALVIRVDKDGDPTVVHLGKRLQNAADYGLLPDNSKRGEDYTKIYNSAYTPAGGRNLLEPALQVAHADGNPSSDLRYVRHETRNVADGVVLTTVYLKDPQYPFEVSLYYKAYQKEDVIEQWSSIRHTEKKAVRLQKYASANLYVPAQKYYLTHFHGDWAKEMNPEEIQLTAGLKVLDTKLGTRADLFQAPSFLLALNQPADEETGEVIAGTLAWSGNYEIEFEVDPLRNLRLIAGINPYASEYTLAPGKELTTPAFLFTYSGAGKGQASRNLHRWARKHRIPQGEGNRLTLLNNWEATYFDFNEEKLTALFKDGKKLGVDLFLLDDGWFGNKYPRNDDHTSLGDWQENKQKLPHGLGYLVKEAESAGIRFGIWLEPEMVSPKSELYEKHPDWVIKLPNRSEYYFRNQLVLDLSNPKVQDFVYGVVDGILAKNPTLGYIKWDCNAVIYNAFSATNPNPSHLFVDYVMGLYKVLDRVRAKYPTLPLMLCSGGGGRVDYGALKYFTEFWPSDNTDGLERIFIQWNYSYFYPSIATCNHITDWGKQPIKFRTDVAMMGKMGYDIVVSKLDEKELAFSQDALKTYGRVKDVIWQGDLFRLVSPQTSDLASLVYVSEKQDRAVWFNYLVGNRYREGSQAPIRLKGLNPAKKYTIQELNVYPGTASPVNRNQPVYSGDYLMTVGFNPQVDARRASVVLEITESK, encoded by the coding sequence ATGCGATTCACGATTCTACTTTTGGCTTTCCTTTTTTTCTCTACAGCCACTTTCCCGGCAGCGCCCGGCGACACCCACATTGCGATTGAAACCGATCATACGGCCCTGGTCATCCGCGTGGATAAAGACGGTGATCCCACCGTTGTGCACCTCGGCAAACGCCTGCAAAATGCGGCTGATTACGGCCTGTTGCCGGACAACAGCAAGCGCGGGGAAGATTACACTAAAATTTACAATTCAGCGTACACCCCCGCCGGGGGCCGCAACCTGCTCGAACCCGCCCTCCAGGTGGCCCACGCCGACGGCAACCCGTCGTCGGACCTGCGGTACGTGCGGCACGAAACCCGGAACGTGGCCGATGGCGTGGTGCTGACCACGGTTTACCTCAAAGACCCGCAGTACCCGTTCGAGGTCTCTCTGTACTACAAAGCGTATCAGAAAGAAGACGTGATTGAACAGTGGTCGAGCATCCGGCACACGGAAAAGAAGGCCGTTCGTTTGCAGAAATACGCGTCGGCCAACCTGTACGTTCCGGCCCAGAAGTATTACCTGACGCATTTCCACGGCGATTGGGCGAAGGAAATGAATCCGGAAGAAATTCAGTTGACGGCGGGTCTGAAAGTGCTCGACACCAAACTCGGTACGCGGGCCGATCTGTTTCAGGCACCTTCTTTTTTGCTGGCCCTGAACCAGCCCGCCGACGAAGAAACCGGTGAGGTCATAGCCGGAACCCTGGCCTGGTCGGGAAACTACGAAATCGAGTTTGAGGTTGATCCGCTGCGGAACCTGCGGCTGATTGCGGGCATCAACCCGTACGCGTCGGAATACACGCTGGCCCCCGGCAAGGAATTGACAACTCCGGCGTTTCTGTTTACCTACTCCGGTGCGGGCAAGGGACAGGCCAGCCGGAACCTGCACCGCTGGGCGCGCAAACACCGCATTCCGCAGGGTGAAGGCAACCGCCTGACCCTGCTCAACAACTGGGAAGCAACGTATTTCGACTTCAACGAGGAAAAGCTAACGGCCTTGTTCAAGGACGGTAAGAAACTGGGTGTCGATCTGTTTCTCTTGGACGATGGCTGGTTTGGCAACAAATACCCCCGCAACGACGACCACACCAGCCTGGGCGACTGGCAGGAAAACAAGCAGAAACTGCCGCACGGTCTGGGGTATCTGGTGAAGGAGGCCGAAAGCGCGGGCATCCGATTCGGAATCTGGCTGGAACCGGAGATGGTCAGCCCGAAAAGCGAACTCTACGAAAAACACCCGGACTGGGTCATCAAACTGCCGAACCGTTCGGAGTATTATTTCCGAAATCAACTGGTGCTGGACCTCTCCAACCCAAAAGTGCAGGATTTTGTCTACGGCGTAGTGGACGGTATCCTGGCGAAAAACCCGACGCTCGGCTACATCAAGTGGGATTGCAACGCCGTGATCTACAACGCCTTTTCGGCCACCAACCCCAACCCCTCCCACCTGTTCGTAGACTACGTGATGGGGCTCTACAAGGTGCTGGACCGGGTGCGGGCCAAGTATCCGACCCTGCCGCTGATGCTGTGCTCGGGCGGGGGTGGTCGCGTGGATTACGGGGCGCTGAAATACTTCACCGAGTTCTGGCCCAGCGATAACACCGACGGTCTGGAGCGGATTTTCATCCAATGGAATTACTCCTACTTCTATCCGTCCATTGCCACCTGTAACCACATCACCGACTGGGGTAAACAACCAATTAAATTTCGGACGGACGTGGCCATGATGGGAAAAATGGGGTACGACATTGTCGTGAGCAAACTGGATGAGAAGGAACTGGCTTTCAGTCAGGACGCGCTGAAAACCTACGGCCGGGTAAAAGACGTGATCTGGCAGGGCGACCTGTTCCGGCTGGTGTCTCCCCAGACGAGCGACCTGGCCTCGCTGGTTTACGTCAGCGAAAAACAGGATCGGGCGGTTTGGTTTAACTACCTGGTTGGCAACCGGTACCGCGAGGGTAGCCAGGCTCCGATCCGGTTGAAGGGTCTGAATCCGGCCAAGAAATACACCATTCAGGAGTTGAACGTTTATCCGGGCACGGCCTCCCCCGTCAACCGCAACCAGCCGGTTTATTCCGGCGACTACCTGATGACCGTCGGCTTCAACCCGCAGGTGGATGCCCGCCGGGCCAGCGTCGTACTGGAAATAACCGAAAGCAAGTAA
- a CDS encoding (2Fe-2S)-binding protein codes for MALFKLQINGKSYQTEAEADTPLLWVLRDNLGLFGTKYGCGIAQCGACTVHLNGEATRSCVLPVSAVGTSKVTTIEGLSKNGDHPVQKAWDEVDVAQCGYCQAGQIMTAAALLKRKPKPTDEEIEATMSGNICRCGTYHRIREAVKVAATKTK; via the coding sequence ATGGCCTTATTTAAGCTACAAATCAACGGCAAAAGCTACCAGACCGAAGCGGAAGCCGACACCCCGCTGCTGTGGGTGCTGCGCGATAACCTGGGGCTGTTTGGTACCAAATACGGCTGCGGTATTGCCCAGTGTGGTGCCTGTACCGTCCACCTGAACGGCGAAGCCACCCGTTCCTGCGTTCTGCCGGTATCGGCCGTTGGCACTTCGAAAGTGACCACCATCGAGGGGTTGTCCAAAAACGGGGATCACCCGGTGCAGAAAGCCTGGGATGAAGTCGATGTGGCTCAGTGCGGTTATTGCCAGGCCGGACAGATCATGACGGCGGCCGCCCTGCTCAAACGCAAACCCAAACCGACCGACGAAGAAATCGAAGCCACCATGTCCGGCAACATCTGCCGCTGCGGTACGTACCACCGCATTCGCGAAGCCGTCAAAGTTGCCGCCACCAAAACCAAATAA
- a CDS encoding RidA family protein, which yields MRKFGTLFIIGFSLYASTAFGQSVEANLKEQGITLDKPTASLANYVKAVRTGNLVFLSGHVSNRADGSGIKGKLGKELTIEQGYEAAKLSAIGLLSSLKAEIGNLDKVKRVVKVLGMVNSAPEFADHPKVVNGCSDLLVKVFGDKGKHARSAVGVAALPSDYAVEVEMIVEVE from the coding sequence GTGAGAAAATTCGGTACACTTTTCATCATCGGTTTTTCCCTGTACGCCAGCACGGCTTTCGGTCAGTCGGTGGAAGCCAACTTGAAAGAACAGGGCATTACGCTGGACAAACCCACGGCTTCCCTGGCTAATTACGTAAAAGCCGTTCGGACGGGCAACCTCGTTTTTCTGTCGGGCCACGTCTCCAACCGCGCCGACGGCTCGGGCATCAAAGGCAAGCTCGGCAAGGAGCTGACCATCGAACAGGGCTACGAAGCCGCCAAACTCTCGGCCATCGGCCTGCTCTCTTCGCTGAAGGCCGAAATCGGTAATCTGGACAAGGTAAAGCGCGTGGTCAAGGTGCTCGGCATGGTCAACTCCGCACCCGAGTTTGCAGATCACCCGAAAGTGGTCAATGGCTGCTCCGACCTGCTGGTCAAGGTGTTTGGCGACAAAGGCAAGCACGCCCGCTCGGCGGTGGGCGTTGCCGCCCTCCCCTCCGACTACGCCGTTGAGGTGGAAATGATCGTCGAAGTCGAATAG
- a CDS encoding GNAT family N-acetyltransferase, with the protein MNTVTLIRTTAFDPVFQKLIAELDQDLWIRYQPYQAMYDGFNQVDESARVVVAYLDGEPVGCGCFRPMTDPGYAEIKRMFVHPACRGRGYATQVLRELERWAAEEDFHIARLETGDQQPEAIALYEKVGYGRIENYGPYVGLAASVCLEKRLA; encoded by the coding sequence ATGAACACGGTAACCCTGATACGAACTACGGCTTTTGACCCCGTTTTTCAGAAATTGATTGCCGAACTGGACCAGGATTTATGGATTCGCTACCAGCCTTACCAGGCGATGTACGACGGGTTTAACCAAGTGGACGAATCCGCCCGCGTCGTGGTGGCTTATCTCGACGGCGAGCCGGTGGGGTGCGGGTGTTTCCGGCCCATGACGGACCCAGGTTACGCCGAAATCAAGCGGATGTTTGTCCATCCGGCTTGCCGGGGACGGGGTTACGCAACCCAGGTGTTGCGGGAACTTGAACGCTGGGCGGCAGAAGAAGATTTCCACATTGCGCGGCTTGAAACCGGCGACCAACAGCCCGAAGCCATTGCCTTATACGAAAAAGTGGGCTATGGCCGAATTGAAAACTACGGTCCGTACGTTGGTTTAGCAGCCAGCGTTTGTCTAGAAAAACGACTGGCTTAA
- a CDS encoding 3-keto-disaccharide hydrolase — protein sequence MSRETPLNVDLLRSALRYSLLLLFFQPAFAQKNDPKKEEWIKLFNGKDLSGWDIKIAGEDLNSNYKNTFRVQDGMLRIMYDQYKTFDNKYGHIYYKEPFSYYILKFDYRFQGDQVPGGASWNVRNSGVMIHSQSAKSLTKDQDFPISLEIQTLGGLGKGVRHTANLCTPGTIVEMGGKVIPAHCIDSQSKTYDGDQWVSITAVVLGDSIVHHIMEGDTVLTYEKTKIGGGYISPQNGFASGHVDNADYWLKLDNTPLKEGYIALQSESHAIDFRNVELLNLKGCMVPSAVNYKSYYRVADNSKCKYKK from the coding sequence TTGAGCAGAGAAACTCCGCTTAACGTTGATCTTCTCCGCTCAGCTCTGCGATACAGTCTTTTACTCCTCTTTTTCCAACCCGCTTTCGCCCAGAAAAACGACCCAAAGAAGGAAGAATGGATTAAGCTTTTCAATGGCAAAGACCTGAGCGGCTGGGATATCAAGATTGCCGGGGAAGACCTGAACAGCAATTACAAAAACACGTTTCGGGTGCAGGACGGCATGCTCCGGATCATGTACGACCAATACAAAACGTTCGACAATAAATACGGCCACATTTACTACAAAGAGCCGTTTTCGTATTACATCCTGAAGTTTGACTACCGGTTTCAGGGCGACCAAGTGCCGGGCGGGGCGTCGTGGAACGTGCGCAACAGCGGGGTGATGATTCACTCGCAGTCGGCCAAGAGCCTGACCAAAGACCAGGATTTTCCGATTTCGCTGGAAATTCAGACGCTGGGCGGTTTGGGCAAGGGGGTGCGGCATACGGCCAACCTCTGCACGCCGGGTACCATCGTGGAAATGGGTGGCAAGGTGATTCCGGCGCACTGCATCGACTCGCAATCCAAAACCTACGACGGTGATCAGTGGGTCAGCATAACGGCCGTGGTGCTGGGCGATTCGATTGTTCACCACATCATGGAGGGTGACACGGTATTGACCTACGAAAAAACGAAGATCGGCGGGGGCTACATCAGTCCGCAAAACGGTTTCGCTTCGGGCCACGTCGACAATGCGGACTACTGGCTGAAACTGGACAACACGCCGTTGAAGGAGGGCTACATCGCGCTGCAAAGCGAAAGCCACGCCATCGACTTTCGGAACGTCGAACTCCTGAACCTCAAAGGCTGCATGGTGCCGAGCGCGGTCAATTACAAATCCTACTACCGGGTGGCCGATAACTCGAAATGTAAGTACAAAAAATGA
- a CDS encoding DUF4406 domain-containing protein gives MKKMILVAGPYRSGTNDDPEKIAANVQQMADVALQLFERGYLPMLGEWVALPLLETAGSTGLGDPVFNQIFHPVAIDLLAHCDAVLRIGGPSQGADEMVTQGRTLGKAVFTALDEIRFA, from the coding sequence ATGAAGAAAATGATTTTGGTAGCGGGTCCGTACCGCTCCGGTACCAACGACGATCCCGAAAAAATTGCCGCCAATGTGCAGCAGATGGCTGACGTAGCCCTGCAACTCTTCGAACGGGGTTACCTGCCGATGCTGGGCGAATGGGTGGCCCTGCCCCTCCTTGAAACAGCCGGTTCGACGGGCCTCGGTGATCCGGTATTCAACCAGATTTTTCACCCCGTCGCCATTGATTTGCTGGCCCATTGTGATGCCGTGCTGCGGATCGGCGGACCGTCGCAGGGAGCGGACGAGATGGTGACGCAGGGCCGAACGCTGGGCAAAGCCGTCTTTACGGCCCTGGACGAAATCCGGTTTGCCTGA